In Vigna unguiculata cultivar IT97K-499-35 chromosome 3, ASM411807v1, whole genome shotgun sequence, a single genomic region encodes these proteins:
- the LOC114179636 gene encoding homeobox-leucine zipper protein HAT22 translates to MMGLHQDPTDQGLQLILGLALTTSTPDNTVTPSPPSISNTLHHLTTTHRPNPYSSKSTFISTTNSQAEPSLTLALSRHTYPDQLLKLSSEDPLEQTSPHSAISSFSGGSGRVKRERDLSCEEADATETERVSSRASDEEEDGTTARKKLRLTKEQSALLEESFKQHSTLNPKQKQALAKQLGLRPRQVEVWFQNRRARTKLKQTEVDCEFLKKCCETLTDENRRLQKELQELKALKLAQPLYMPMSAATLTMCPSCERLGGGVGGGASTKSPFSMAPKPHFFNPFANPSAAC, encoded by the exons ATGATGGGTCTTCATCAGGATCCCACCGATCAAGGCCTTCAGCTTATTCTCGGATTAGCTTTGACCACATCCACCCCAGACAACACCGTCACTCCGTCACCACCATCCATTTCCAACACCCTTCATCATCTCACCACCACTCACAGGCCAAACCCCTATTCCTCTAAATCCACTTTCATCTCCACAACTAACTCCCAGGCTGAGCCTTCACTCACGTTGGCTCTCTCCCGCCACACTTACCCGGACCAGCTGCTCAAACTCTCCTCTGAGGACCCTCTTGAACAGACTTCACCTCACAGTGCTATCTCCTCCTTCTCCGGTGGAAGTGGAAGGGTCAAGAGGGAGAGGGATCTCAGCTGTGAAGAGGCCGATGCAACAGAGACAGAGAGGGTTTCTTCAAGAGCCAGCGACGAAGAAGAAGACGGCACCACCGCCAGGAAGAAACTCAGGCTTACCAAAGAACAGTCCGCTTTGCTTGAAGAAAGCTTCAAACAACACAGCACCCTCAATCCT AAACAGAAACAAGCTTTGGCCAAGCAGTTAGGTCTTCGGCCTCGACAAGTCGAAGTGTGGTTCCAGAACCGGAGAGCCAG AACAAAGCTGAAGCAGACAGAGGTGGACTGCGAGTTCCTAAAAAAGTGTTGTGAAACATTAACAGACGAGAACAGAAGGTTGCAGAAGGAGCTGCAGGAGCTGAAGGCACTGAAACTGGCTCAGCCCCTTTACATGCCTATGTCTGCGGCAACCCTCACCATGTGTCCCTCATGTGAGAGGCTAGGTGGCGGCGTCGGCGGCGGCGCTTCCACTAAGTCACCCTTCTCCATGGCTCCTAAACCTCACTTCTTCAACCCCTTCGCCAATCCTTCTGCAGCATGTTGA
- the LOC114177311 gene encoding probable xyloglucan endotransglucosylase/hydrolase protein 7: MTTFYHVRNGSVLFLWVLVSAACVWGRPATFLQDFRVTWADSHITQIDQGRAIQLRLDQNSGCGFASKVKYMFGRVSMKIKLVPGDSAGTVTAFYLNSDTDNVRDELDFEFLGNRTGQPYTVQTNIYAHGKGDREQRVNLWFDPSADFHTYSILWNHRHIVFYVDDIPIRVYKNNEGRGVPYPKMQAMGVYSTLWEADDWATRGGLEKIDWSRAPFYAYYKDFDIEGCAVPGPANCASNPRNWWEGAAYQALNAIEARRYRWVRMNHVIYDYCRDKSRYPITPPECLAGI, translated from the exons ATGACCACCTTTTACCATGTTAGAAATGGCAGTGTTCTTTTCCTATGGGTTCTGGTATCTGCTGCCTGTGTTTGGGGTCGACCAGCCACGTTTCTGCAGGACTTTCGTGTCACCTGGGCTGACTCCCACATCACTCAAATTGATCAAGGCAGGGCAATCCAACTAAGGCTTGACCAAAACTCTG GATGTGGCTTTGCTTCCAAGGTGAAGTACATGTTTGGGCGTGTTAGCATGAAGATCAAACTCGTCCCGGGAGACTCTGCTGGCACAGTCACTGCATTTTAT CTGAACTCTGACACGGACAATGTTCGTGATGAGCTTGATTTTGAGTTCTTGGGGAACCGTACCGGACAACCTTACACAGTTCAAACAAACATCTACGCTCATGGAAAGGGTGACAGAGAACAGAGGGTTAACCTCTGGTTTGACCCTTCCGCGGACTTCCACACTTACTCAATTCTGTGGAACCATCGCCACATTGT ATTCTACGTAGATGATATTCCAATCAGAGTGTACAAGAACAACGAGGGAAGGGGGGTTCCGTACCCGAAGATGCAGGCGATGGGAGTGTATTCGACACTGTGGGAAGCAGATGACTGGGCCACAAGGGGTGGTTTGGAGAAAATCGATTGGAGCAGAGCACCATTCTACGCTTACTACAAGGACTTTGATATTGAAGGGTGCGCAGTGCCGGGACCAGCTAACTGTGCTTCCAACCCCAGAAACTGGTGGGAGGGTGCTGCATATCAGGCTCTTAACGCCATTGAAGCCAGAAGGTACAGGTGGGTTCGTATGAACCATGTCATCTATGATTACTGTAGAGATAAGTCAAGGTACCCAATCACCCCACCAGAGTGCCTTGCTGGCATTTAA